One segment of Solanum lycopersicum chromosome 1, SLM_r2.1 DNA contains the following:
- the LOC101255922 gene encoding rop guanine nucleotide exchange factor 3 → MDNISSTDESYDVGYGYQPSPSSIDDQSPTETTGLSTLSGNSFAYCRTNSETSAFSEHTDENSWSEAGSPLSSRSLKSPTRAVLSRLGMRQHKTIADDPDTVDLELELMKERFSKLLLGEDMSGGGKGVATAVTISNSITNLYASVFGQHQRLEPLHPDKKIMWKREMNCLLSVCDYIVEFVSTSQMLQDGTTIEALTSRPRSDIHINLPALRKLDTMLLEILDSFEATEFWYAEKGSISNNSTRAGSFRKIVQVQPQPQRKEEKWWLPVVCVPSDGITEKERKNLRHKRDCANQIHKAAMAINSSILAEMEIPESYMTSLPKSGKASVGDSMYRHMYSAEKFSPEQLLDSLNISSEHEALELADKVEASMYTWRRKSCLPQAKSSWIMVKDLVSDDRTDKNNVLAERAESLLYCLKQRYPELSQTTLDTSKIHFNRDVGKAILESYSRVLESLAFNVVAWIEDVLFVDKTMKNQEE, encoded by the exons ATGGATAACATTTCAAGTACTGATGAAAGTTATGATGTGGGATATGGATATCAGCCATCACCTTCTTCTATAGATGATCAATCGCCAACTGAAACAACAGGCCTTTCGACGTTGAGTGGCAATTCTTTTGCTTATTGCAGAACAAACTCAGAGACTTCAGCTTTTTCTGAGCATACAGATGAGAATAGTTGGTCTGAGGCAGGTTCTCCTTTGAGCTCGCGGAGTTTGAAGTCTCCTACACGTGCAGTGCTTTCGAGACTAGGAATGAGGCAGCACAAGACAATTGCAGATGACCCTGACACTGTAGATTTAG AGCTTGAATTGATGAAGGAGAGATTTTCGAAGCTGTTATTGGGAGAAGACATGTCAGGAGGAGGCAAAGGGGTAGCAACAGCAGTGACAATTTCAAACTCAATCACAAATCTTTATG CATCTGTGTTTGGTCAACACCAAAGATTGGAGCCTTTACATCCTGACAAGAAAATAATGTGGAAGAGAGAAATGAATTGTCTCTTATCTGTGTGTGATTACATTGTAGAATTTGTTAGTACATCACAGATGCTACAAGATGGAACCACTATTGag GCGTTGACAAGCAGACCGCGGTCAGATATTCACATCAACCTTCCTGCATTGAGAAAACTCGATACCATGCTACTC GAAATCTTGGACAGTTTTGAGGCCACTGAGTTCTGGTATGCTGAGAAAGGAAGCATCTCAAACAACTCAACACGTGCTGGATCGTTCAGGAAGATTGTTCAGGTTCAGCCTCAGCCTCAACGGAAGGAAGAGAAGTGGTGGTTACCAGTTGTTTGTGTTCCTTCTGATGGCATCACTGAGAAGGAAAGGAAGAACTTGAGACACAAACGCGATTGTGCCAACCAAATTCACAAAGCAGCAATGGCCATCAATAGCAGTATCCTTGCTGAAATGGAAATCCCAGAATCATACATGACATCACTCCCTAAG AGTGGAAAGGCAAGTGTTGGGGACTCTATGTATCGCCACATGTATTCAGCAGAGAAATTTTCCCCTGAACAGCTCCTTGACAGTCTAAACATAAGCTCTGAACATGAAGCTTTAGAGCTTGCTGACAAAGTAGAAGCTTCAATGTACACATGGAGACGTAAATCATGCTTGCCTCAAGCAAAATCATCATGGATCATGGTAAAAGATCTAGTCTCTGATGATCGAACTGATAAGAATAATGTTTTAGCAGAACGAGCAGAAAGTTTGTTGTATTGTTTGAAGCAAAGGTATCCTGAACTCTCACAAACAACATTGGACACAAGCAAGATTCATTTCAATAGG GATGTTGGCAAGGCTATCTTGGAGAGCTATTCTAGAGTACTAGAGAGTTTGGCGTTCAACGTTGTTGCTTGGATCGAAGATGTACTTTTTGTAGATAAGACAATGAAAAACCAAGAAGAATAG